Within the Candidatus Reidiella endopervernicosa genome, the region AGCAGGCCGAGAGCGAAGGGCTCGACAAGATCTTTGTTGAGGCGGGATTTGAGTGGCGTGAACCGGGTTGCTCCATGTGTCTGGCGATGAATGCCGATCGGCTCGAAGCGGGTGAGCGCTGTGCCTCAACATCAAACAGAAACTTTGAGGGGCGTCAGGGTAACGGCGGCCGCACCCACCTGGTTAGTCCTGCGATGGCGGCGATGGCGGCCTTTACCGGCCACTTCTACGATGTGCGCAAGATGGGGGAGCTTAGTAATGGATAAATTCGAAAAGATGGATGCGCTCGTAGCGCCGTTGGATCGCTCTAATGTCGATACTGATGCGATCATTCCAAAGCAGTTCCTGAAGTCGATCAAGCGTAGCGGATTTGGTCCCAACGCCTTTGATGAGTGGCGCTATCTTGACCACGGTGAGCCGGGTATGGATAACAGCCAGCGCCCGCTCAATCCCGACTTTGTGCTCAATCAGGATCGATATCAGGGTGCCAATATTCTGCTGGCGCGTGAGAACTTCGGTTGTGGCTCTTCGCGGGAACATGCGCCGTGGGCCTTGGAGGATTACGGCTTTCGGGTGATCATAGCGCCCAGCTTTGCCGATATCTTCTTCAACAACTGTTTCAAGAACGGCATCCTGCCGATCGTGCTCGACGAGACGAAGGTTGATCAACTTTTCAAAGAGGTTGAGGTAAGCGAGGGTTATCAGCTGGCGGTCGACCTTGAAACGCAGACGATCAACACCCCGGCAGGTGAGTCGATCACCTTTGAGGTCGATGCCTTCCGCAAGCACTGCCTGCTCAACGGTTTTGATGATATCGGCCTGACCATGCAGCATGTAGACGACATAAAGGCCTACGAGGTGCGCCGCAAGAGTGAAGCGCCGTGGCTCTTTGCTAACTGATTAAATTTGATAGACGGAAATTAGAGATGACAAAGAAGATTGCAGTTCTGCCAGGTGATGGCATCGGCCAGGAGATCGTCGCTGAGGCGGTTAAGGTGCTTAATGTATTGAAGTCCGACTTCGGGCTCGATGTGGAGATGGAAGAGGGGCTGGTCGGTGGTACCGCCTACGATGCAACCGGCACACCGCTGCCCGATACAACGCTCGATCTCTGCAAGGCCTCTGATGCGGTGCTGCTCGGTGCTGTTGGTGGTTA harbors:
- the leuD gene encoding 3-isopropylmalate dehydratase small subunit: MDKFEKMDALVAPLDRSNVDTDAIIPKQFLKSIKRSGFGPNAFDEWRYLDHGEPGMDNSQRPLNPDFVLNQDRYQGANILLARENFGCGSSREHAPWALEDYGFRVIIAPSFADIFFNNCFKNGILPIVLDETKVDQLFKEVEVSEGYQLAVDLETQTINTPAGESITFEVDAFRKHCLLNGFDDIGLTMQHVDDIKAYEVRRKSEAPWLFAN